One stretch of Pseudanabaena sp. ABRG5-3 DNA includes these proteins:
- a CDS encoding ExbD/TolR family protein has product MSRRIRRRHDEDLSDQPMEIKNVVPLLDVLFALLTFFVLSSLFLNRTEGLPVDLPKAQSGVMQKTPARATISVNDKTEIFLNKQKIGITEVSDRVKQLLTPNQDLIVVLNADRSVQHGDVIQIMDQLRQIPRVKMAIATKSN; this is encoded by the coding sequence ATGTCTAGAAGAATTCGCCGCCGCCATGATGAAGATCTATCGGATCAGCCGATGGAAATTAAGAATGTAGTCCCGCTTTTAGATGTTTTATTCGCACTACTAACCTTTTTTGTCCTTTCTTCATTATTTCTGAATCGTACTGAAGGCTTACCAGTAGATTTGCCCAAAGCACAATCTGGCGTGATGCAAAAAACACCTGCTCGCGCCACAATCAGCGTTAATGACAAGACAGAAATATTTTTAAACAAACAAAAAATAGGTATTACCGAAGTCAGCGATCGCGTCAAACAGTTACTAACCCCCAACCAAGATCTAATTGTGGTTCTTAACGCTGATCGTTCTGTACAACATGGCGACGTTATTCAAATCATGGATCAACTGCGACAAATTCCTCGTGTCAAAATGGCGATCGCCACTAAAAGTAATTAA
- a CDS encoding energy transducer TonB, translated as MNNMKNISKPADDHFKKENRALVSLLFIGFVGSTCVHAAVMIAPVPTLWKPVGNELDDTMEVVVDTPQTSEEKIAEAPKETKEPEPVSNIEANQSVEAAPLAIALASENTASLKEGKDSAAPDNLKPLLTSGVSDTKIQSGGGSIIAKDGIGSGFGNAKIPTGFVLGGKINGNPNGSKNGVLGGIINGNPNGKDNQINSSILPTIPAPSPSINKPAPKLECISCPKPQYRGKEGTPRVTYDIAPDGRVTNVRLRQSSGDAQTDRETIEAMSKWQFNPKTIPEGGRTNVKVRVTFEEEGSKFQRENEERRRQETEQLAAQQTEQRRLAEESRQRKVESSKPTAVTTPVTPEPVSPSPVANPTLPVEPVTAPTAIEPPTNTSSPVSNPAVDPLPPPPIVDNAPPPPPPEPPVEPVTIPTKSP; from the coding sequence ATGAATAACATGAAAAACATATCTAAACCTGCTGATGATCATTTCAAAAAAGAAAATCGAGCCTTAGTATCCTTATTATTCATAGGTTTTGTCGGCTCTACTTGTGTCCATGCTGCCGTAATGATCGCTCCAGTCCCAACTTTATGGAAGCCCGTTGGTAACGAACTCGATGACACAATGGAAGTAGTTGTTGATACGCCCCAAACATCTGAAGAGAAAATAGCAGAAGCTCCTAAAGAAACAAAAGAACCAGAGCCAGTTAGTAACATTGAGGCAAATCAATCTGTTGAGGCTGCTCCCTTAGCGATCGCTCTCGCATCTGAAAATACAGCATCTTTAAAAGAAGGTAAAGATTCTGCGGCTCCAGATAACTTAAAACCCTTGCTCACATCAGGAGTAAGTGATACAAAAATTCAGTCTGGTGGTGGTTCAATCATTGCTAAAGATGGAATTGGTTCTGGATTTGGTAATGCGAAGATTCCCACAGGATTTGTACTAGGTGGTAAAATTAATGGCAATCCTAATGGCTCTAAAAATGGAGTCCTTGGCGGTATTATTAATGGCAACCCCAACGGAAAAGATAATCAAATCAACTCGTCGATCTTACCAACTATCCCTGCTCCTAGTCCATCCATCAACAAGCCAGCGCCAAAACTAGAATGTATCAGTTGTCCCAAGCCCCAATATCGTGGTAAAGAAGGTACTCCCAGAGTTACCTACGATATTGCTCCCGATGGCAGAGTTACAAATGTCCGCTTACGTCAATCTAGTGGTGACGCACAAACCGATCGCGAAACTATCGAAGCGATGAGCAAATGGCAGTTTAACCCCAAAACCATTCCTGAAGGCGGGAGAACTAATGTCAAAGTACGTGTCACTTTTGAGGAAGAAGGTTCAAAATTCCAACGTGAAAATGAGGAGCGTCGTCGTCAGGAAACTGAACAATTAGCGGCTCAACAGACAGAACAAAGAAGATTAGCAGAAGAAAGTCGCCAAAGGAAAGTAGAATCATCAAAACCCACAGCCGTGACCACTCCAGTTACTCCAGAACCAGTGTCTCCATCCCCAGTCGCCAATCCAACTTTGCCAGTTGAGCCAGTAACAGCACCAACTGCCATTGAACCACCTACAAATACTTCTAGTCCCGTTTCTAATCCTGCTGTTGATCCATTACCACCGCCACCTATTGTCGATAATGCACCACCACCTCCTCCTCCAGAACCTCCCGTCGAGCCTGTAACTATACCCACAAAGTCTCCATAG